From a single Sphingosinicellaceae bacterium genomic region:
- a CDS encoding glycerate kinase, with product MQVRWLGYPAKSLQSDNVVAASQEDVIIDSMSAKAGERVRAELRSLFAEAVRAVLPWTAMPAHIPLALHGRTVVIAVGKGAAEMMRVAHVRAKGRIEGLVVTRKGHLPDSGVDWPGVELIEAGHPYPDQDSVRAAHRALELAHGLEAGDHLLVLLSGGGSALLAAPVKGVTLADKQVVTRALLQSGATIEEINRVRKHLSLIKGGRLAVAARHAAVTTWIISDVPGDDPSFVSSGPTVADTSSLEQAREVLQRYGITSSPEVMQALADPVNETPAADTLGVAGAETAIIARARDALFAAGEMARDLGYQVTDLGDQLQAEARHLGASHGALSRRLAKDGVRRAIVSGGETTVTVVNKAGRGGRNLEYCLGLAIALNGATGIWAIACDTDGIDGTEDAAGAIVTPTTLARAAALGLDPIQFLTENNAYLFFERLGDIVVTGPTLTNVNDFRAILIDADS from the coding sequence TTGCAGGTTCGCTGGCTTGGTTATCCGGCAAAGTCGCTTCAATCGGACAATGTGGTCGCCGCCAGCCAGGAGGACGTTATCATCGACAGCATGTCTGCCAAAGCTGGAGAACGGGTTCGCGCGGAGTTGCGAAGCTTGTTCGCCGAGGCAGTACGCGCGGTCTTACCGTGGACCGCGATGCCGGCACACATTCCGCTGGCGCTACATGGTCGCACCGTCGTCATCGCGGTCGGCAAGGGTGCGGCCGAGATGATGCGCGTTGCCCACGTCCGGGCCAAGGGGCGGATCGAGGGACTGGTCGTCACACGGAAAGGCCATCTGCCGGACAGCGGCGTCGATTGGCCGGGCGTCGAGCTAATCGAGGCCGGCCATCCTTATCCCGATCAGGACAGCGTGCGCGCCGCTCATCGTGCGCTTGAGTTGGCGCACGGGCTGGAAGCAGGCGATCATCTGTTGGTCCTGCTGTCGGGGGGTGGCTCGGCGCTGCTTGCGGCCCCGGTGAAAGGCGTGACGCTGGCCGACAAGCAGGTCGTCACCCGTGCACTTCTGCAGTCGGGTGCAACGATCGAGGAGATAAATCGGGTCCGCAAGCATCTTTCGCTGATCAAGGGCGGCCGCCTCGCGGTTGCCGCTCGGCATGCTGCCGTTACAACGTGGATCATCTCGGACGTGCCGGGGGATGATCCCAGTTTCGTGTCGTCGGGCCCGACCGTCGCCGATACCAGCAGTCTCGAACAGGCGCGTGAAGTCCTCCAGCGCTACGGCATCACATCCTCACCAGAAGTGATGCAAGCACTTGCTGACCCGGTCAACGAAACGCCTGCAGCCGACACCCTTGGCGTCGCCGGTGCCGAGACCGCAATAATTGCAAGAGCCCGCGACGCGCTCTTCGCTGCAGGTGAAATGGCTCGCGATCTCGGCTATCAGGTTACCGATCTTGGCGATCAGCTACAGGCCGAGGCGCGCCACCTCGGCGCAAGTCACGGCGCGCTCTCGCGGCGCCTAGCCAAGGACGGCGTGCGCCGTGCGATCGTTTCCGGCGGCGAGACGACGGTGACGGTCGTCAACAAGGCTGGCCGTGGCGGCCGTAACCTAGAGTATTGCTTGGGCCTGGCAATTGCGCTCAATGGCGCGACCGGCATTTGGGCTATCGCCTGCGATACCGATGGGATCGACGGTACCGAGGACGCAGCCGGCGCGATCGTCACGCCCACCACGCTTGCCCGCGCCGCAGCGCTCGGTCTCGATCCAATCCAGTTCTTGACCGAGAACAACGCCTATCTCTTCTTCGAACGTCTCGGCGACATCGTCGTTACGGGTCCGACACTGACCAACGTCAACGACTTCCGCGCGATCTTGATCGATGCGGACAGTTGA
- a CDS encoding LysR family transcriptional regulator: MLDLGDLMVFTKVVETESLTKAGHVLGLPKSTVSRRLSRLEEHLGVQLLHRTTRAVTVTQDGATFFDYCLRSMGVLRDGERALVNRRAVPHGVVKIAIPYVLGQSLIGPLLARFLQQFPDVRLVSVLSDDAVGLLQAGFDVALAVGPFADSGLIAVKLGSTGCGAFGAPGYFERNGTPQSHVDLPRFDLLAAGMIDRRHRWSLHSADAEVTVEFTPRLLCNDFILLRQAVLSELGIATLPAFLCKRDLAEGRLIEVLPDWHTADMHFFALFADPKGVPVRVRKLIDFLVEHLRPTLSWEL, encoded by the coding sequence ATGCTCGATCTCGGCGACCTCATGGTGTTCACGAAAGTCGTCGAAACCGAGAGCCTGACGAAAGCGGGCCATGTCCTCGGCCTTCCGAAGTCCACGGTCAGTCGGCGCCTCTCACGCCTGGAGGAGCATCTTGGCGTACAACTGCTTCACCGCACCACCCGTGCCGTGACGGTCACCCAAGACGGTGCAACCTTTTTCGATTATTGCCTGCGTTCGATGGGAGTGCTGCGGGACGGTGAGCGTGCGCTGGTGAACCGCCGCGCGGTGCCCCACGGCGTCGTCAAGATCGCAATACCCTACGTGCTCGGCCAAAGCCTGATCGGCCCGCTGCTTGCAAGGTTCCTCCAGCAGTTCCCCGACGTGCGCTTGGTGAGCGTTTTGAGCGACGATGCAGTTGGCCTGTTGCAGGCGGGCTTCGACGTCGCGCTCGCCGTTGGACCGTTCGCGGACTCTGGGCTGATCGCAGTGAAGCTCGGCTCGACGGGCTGCGGCGCGTTCGGCGCACCTGGTTATTTCGAGCGGAATGGTACTCCGCAAAGCCATGTCGACCTGCCGCGCTTCGACTTGCTTGCAGCCGGGATGATTGATCGTCGGCATCGCTGGAGCCTGCATTCGGCGGACGCTGAAGTTACGGTGGAGTTCACCCCGCGTCTGCTGTGCAACGACTTTATCCTGCTGCGACAGGCGGTGCTCTCCGAACTGGGCATCGCTACCCTGCCTGCCTTTTTATGTAAGCGCGACCTTGCGGAAGGCAGATTGATCGAAGTGCTTCCGGACTGGCATACCGCGGACATGCACTTCTTTGCCCTTTTTGCCGACCCCAAAGGCGTGCCGGTTCGCGTCCGCAAGCTGATCGATTTCCTCGTCGAGCACCTGCGCCCGACGCTTTCCTGGGAACTCTAA
- a CDS encoding TonB-dependent receptor: MSRLATSGLKVAMLTTSAFWALPVVAQVAPDSTRTSAPTAAVGTPDDRPPQDDQSEIIVTGTSVARRALDTPLAVSTINADSLQRTSQINQADILNTIPTIKADGGGGEVAANVFVRGLPSGGQYQFTPLEYDGIPVLSTFGLNSSAFDVYYRNDLGLDRLEFVRGGVSNLFGPGSVAGLINYISRTGGDEMRGTAQLEIAERGRYKGDVAVSGPLGHGLYYALSGWYRTDDGPIRTGLDTKGYQVRGNLKYEFPDQSGSITVYGQYIDDQVQYYLPVPLDGKTRNRTAGNDGKKVYQVINNNVAGLGFNTPDGPFTTDITDGVTTKGGQIAVAFDKKFGDSGFAINGRGKYSRYAHKFGLWSDGDGIINVPETQASFLTNRGLGSTGNASFTYADDGTTLPGDNILFANRFTDRNRPTHDYTGELNLTLDAETGSVHHNFTLGGFYADATARDFNVTTTYLGEFNNKARLVDLTVTNPVTNLQTIYSRDGLLNAGAGYVNNRAEVKRYAAYFADQTRIGDRFNLDIGVRVEHLSGDISRERTSVTVTDATTPNLSPALRDVIWGNDGYLTGHVSSTQWAVAGGALYKVSDRVSLYVNGSRGYFFPEIRAVQFRPLPVGTAANASVSPGTNTYDGEIIKQFEGGIKVDQPWFNLTAAAFYTKLDNRRQINFINDGAGGFTEQVNLVATRSYGVEGTLDVKILDHLHFNGNLTLTNAKYTKFQQNGTVSVFVGKDLERQPDLLYNAGLYYDDDRFDLSISTNYTGDNFTAANNAIRLNGWNVVNLDTGIKMRVLGDRHVRLSLNIFNLLNTDAVTEGSPRQDINQAAGGDYFVGRPVLPRRLTGRLTFNF; the protein is encoded by the coding sequence ATGAGCCGCTTAGCCACGTCCGGTCTCAAAGTCGCCATGCTGACGACATCAGCGTTCTGGGCACTACCAGTTGTGGCACAAGTTGCGCCAGACAGCACCCGAACCAGCGCACCGACCGCAGCCGTCGGGACTCCCGACGACCGTCCGCCACAGGACGATCAAAGCGAGATCATCGTGACCGGAACAAGTGTCGCGCGTCGCGCCCTCGACACACCGCTGGCGGTGTCGACGATCAACGCGGACAGCCTGCAACGGACCAGCCAGATCAACCAGGCCGACATTCTCAACACGATTCCGACGATCAAGGCCGACGGCGGTGGCGGTGAGGTCGCGGCCAACGTCTTCGTTCGCGGTTTGCCCTCGGGCGGTCAGTACCAATTTACGCCACTTGAATACGACGGCATTCCGGTGCTTTCGACCTTCGGTCTGAATTCCTCAGCCTTTGACGTGTATTATCGCAACGATCTCGGACTGGACCGGCTCGAGTTCGTCCGCGGCGGCGTGTCGAACCTGTTCGGACCTGGCTCGGTCGCTGGGCTCATCAACTATATCAGCCGGACCGGCGGCGACGAGATGCGGGGTACGGCTCAGCTCGAGATTGCGGAGCGGGGGCGCTACAAAGGCGACGTAGCCGTCAGCGGGCCACTTGGACACGGCCTCTATTATGCGCTGTCTGGCTGGTACCGCACCGACGACGGTCCGATCCGAACCGGGCTTGACACCAAGGGCTACCAAGTCCGCGGCAATCTGAAATACGAGTTTCCCGACCAGAGCGGTTCGATCACTGTTTACGGACAGTACATCGACGATCAGGTGCAGTATTATCTGCCAGTGCCGCTGGACGGCAAAACCCGGAATCGAACAGCGGGTAATGACGGCAAGAAGGTTTATCAGGTCATCAACAACAACGTGGCCGGGCTCGGCTTTAACACGCCTGACGGACCGTTTACGACCGATATCACCGACGGCGTCACGACCAAGGGCGGGCAGATCGCCGTCGCCTTCGACAAAAAGTTTGGTGACTCCGGGTTTGCGATCAACGGTCGCGGTAAGTATTCGCGATACGCTCACAAGTTCGGGCTTTGGTCGGACGGCGACGGCATCATCAACGTGCCCGAAACCCAGGCGAGTTTTCTCACCAATCGCGGACTAGGCTCGACGGGCAATGCGAGCTTCACCTACGCGGACGATGGCACCACATTGCCCGGCGATAACATCCTGTTCGCCAATCGCTTCACGGATCGCAATCGCCCGACGCATGACTACACCGGCGAACTAAACCTGACACTGGATGCCGAAACCGGGTCGGTGCATCACAACTTTACGCTAGGCGGCTTCTATGCCGACGCGACGGCGCGCGATTTCAACGTGACGACGACCTATCTCGGCGAGTTCAACAACAAAGCCCGTTTGGTGGACCTCACGGTCACCAACCCAGTGACCAACCTGCAGACGATCTATTCACGCGATGGGCTACTTAACGCCGGTGCGGGCTATGTCAACAACCGTGCCGAGGTGAAGCGCTACGCCGCCTATTTCGCTGACCAGACAAGGATCGGCGATCGCTTCAATCTCGATATCGGGGTGCGAGTGGAGCATTTGAGCGGTGACATCAGCCGGGAACGGACCTCAGTCACGGTCACCGACGCGACGACCCCCAATCTGTCCCCAGCGCTGCGCGACGTGATCTGGGGCAATGACGGCTACCTCACCGGTCACGTGTCTTCGACACAATGGGCAGTTGCAGGTGGCGCCTTGTACAAGGTTTCGGACCGGGTCAGCCTATACGTAAACGGTTCCCGGGGTTATTTCTTTCCCGAGATCAGGGCAGTGCAATTTCGTCCGCTGCCCGTAGGGACTGCCGCGAACGCCAGCGTTTCCCCCGGCACCAACACATATGACGGCGAGATCATCAAACAATTCGAGGGCGGCATCAAGGTCGACCAGCCCTGGTTCAACCTGACTGCGGCAGCCTTCTACACCAAGCTCGACAACCGCCGGCAGATCAATTTCATCAACGACGGCGCGGGCGGTTTCACCGAACAGGTCAACCTCGTCGCCACCCGCTCGTATGGGGTCGAAGGCACGCTGGATGTCAAGATCCTTGATCACCTGCACTTCAATGGCAACCTGACTTTGACCAACGCAAAATACACGAAGTTTCAACAGAACGGGACCGTTTCGGTCTTTGTCGGTAAAGACTTGGAGAGACAGCCGGATCTTTTGTATAACGCCGGACTATACTACGACGATGATCGGTTTGATCTCTCAATTTCGACAAATTATACCGGAGATAACTTTACGGCGGCGAACAATGCAATCCGTTTGAATGGCTGGAACGTGGTCAATCTCGACACGGGGATTAAGATGCGGGTGCTCGGCGACCGGCACGTCAGGCTGAGTCTCAACATCTTCAACTTGCTGAATACCGACGCAGTCACCGAGGGGTCTCCGCGGCAGGACATCAATCAGGCGGCCGGAGGGGATTATTTCGTCGGTCGCCCGGTGCTGCCGCGGCGCCTGACTGGCCGCCTGACATTCAACTTCTAA
- a CDS encoding phytanoyl-CoA dioxygenase family protein, translating to MFDLRGYLILPALLSADDLRDANSRIDALPPLSRGEWHGWLQREDHPDHRGISYQQAYELGGVFERLIDHPRYLNYVLRFLGGQDTYDTYHGPGFVDENFITLRGPGDAIPVHSGGHERAKRTSYGYHNGRFECGQINVLTALTDIGPGDGATMVIPGSHKSNIIHPAFLRRDRKHEWSSAGGGSVDGVEGAIEVHLKAGDAILFVDALCHGSALRQKPGDRRISVYRYGSAWNRTRFGHQPSPELLARLNPLARRLIHPRDLIRPPGTPPRW from the coding sequence TTGTTCGACCTGCGCGGCTATCTAATTCTTCCGGCACTGCTCAGTGCCGACGACCTGCGCGATGCGAATTCACGGATCGACGCGCTCCCGCCGCTGTCCCGCGGTGAATGGCACGGCTGGCTTCAACGCGAGGACCACCCTGATCATCGCGGCATCAGCTATCAGCAAGCCTATGAACTCGGGGGAGTATTCGAGCGACTGATCGATCACCCACGATACCTGAACTATGTTCTGCGGTTCCTTGGCGGACAGGACACCTATGATACCTATCACGGACCCGGCTTCGTCGACGAAAACTTCATTACGCTGCGCGGGCCCGGCGACGCCATTCCGGTGCATTCGGGCGGCCACGAGCGCGCCAAGCGGACGAGTTACGGCTATCACAATGGCCGCTTCGAGTGCGGCCAGATCAATGTCCTGACTGCGCTTACCGACATCGGACCCGGCGACGGCGCAACGATGGTTATCCCCGGATCGCACAAGTCGAACATCATCCATCCCGCGTTCCTGCGCCGCGACCGCAAACACGAATGGTCCTCCGCCGGCGGCGGCTCGGTAGACGGTGTCGAGGGCGCGATTGAGGTCCATCTGAAGGCGGGCGACGCCATCTTGTTCGTCGACGCGCTCTGCCATGGTTCGGCCCTGCGGCAGAAGCCGGGCGACCGGCGGATCAGCGTTTACCGCTACGGCTCGGCCTGGAACCGGACCCGTTTCGGTCACCAGCCCTCGCCCGAGCTGCTCGCACGGCTGAACCCGCTGGCGCGTCGTCTGATCCACCCCCGCGACCTGATCCGGCCGCCCGGCACGCCGCCACGTTGGTAG
- a CDS encoding AraC family transcriptional regulator produces the protein MFDWPLASIPRISVAGRFPLADRGYETRYLGATHALHCHDYTGRVRLTGGKRQIARGDVTISPAGDASAYDLDAPGAHWCIHFTTAARGETVSMPLHITGRQDTREKMAHIAALYARGGSTAATLAGLALQTLLLELTDDKPLARPGVAERAAALIDQRFTEPLSAADVAAAAGCGQAHLARAFRSRYSTTVPHRLLLRRVEHARYLLESTDLPVWRIAERAGIPDPQHFNKTVRRVLGSSPSGIRAAAHLLPVDPDR, from the coding sequence ATGTTCGATTGGCCGCTTGCCTCCATCCCCCGGATCTCGGTCGCCGGGCGGTTCCCGCTCGCCGATCGCGGGTACGAGACCCGCTATCTCGGCGCGACGCATGCGCTGCATTGCCACGACTATACGGGACGAGTTCGGCTGACTGGCGGGAAACGGCAGATCGCCCGCGGCGACGTAACCATCAGCCCTGCTGGGGATGCCTCGGCCTACGATCTCGATGCCCCAGGCGCACACTGGTGCATTCATTTCACCACGGCGGCGCGAGGTGAGACCGTGTCGATGCCGCTGCACATTACGGGCCGCCAAGACACGCGCGAGAAGATGGCCCATATCGCGGCGCTTTATGCACGCGGCGGGTCGACCGCAGCAACGCTTGCCGGACTTGCCCTACAGACGTTGCTGCTCGAGCTCACCGATGACAAACCACTTGCCCGGCCCGGGGTCGCCGAGCGTGCCGCCGCGCTGATCGACCAGCGGTTCACCGAGCCGCTAAGCGCCGCCGACGTCGCCGCCGCCGCCGGGTGCGGCCAGGCCCATCTCGCACGGGCATTCCGCTCGCGCTACAGCACGACGGTGCCGCATCGCCTGCTCCTGCGCCGCGTCGAGCATGCGCGCTATCTGCTCGAATCGACCGACTTGCCAGTTTGGCGTATCGCCGAACGTGCCGGGATCCCGGATCCGCAGCACTTCAACAAGACGGTGCGGCGCGTCCTTGGCAGCAGCCCCTCGGGAATCCGCGCGGCGGCACATCTGCTTCCGGTCGATCCGGATCGCTAA
- a CDS encoding phytanoyl-CoA dioxygenase family protein, with product MTGLNSEQLQAYQDQGFIHLRGLLSPGEAAAYRTEVHDIAASQGTKDATWASVRGSTQLIHCHDVQFRSAAFTRLLVDPRLTGVAQAIIGPNVQLHHTKMFVKPPERGSPFPMHQDYPYFPHRDHSMIAVILHFDDASEDKGCLRVYPGSHKRGVLPSLGDDHHLSEDEFPLTGATPIAARAGDAIFFSYLLAHGSGLNISDEPRTTLLIQLRDPNDVPLKEGHGSRGQGMMLAGVDRSAGAFRFAWESKAA from the coding sequence ATGACCGGCCTTAATTCGGAGCAATTGCAAGCCTACCAGGATCAGGGCTTCATTCATCTTCGCGGCCTGCTCTCGCCCGGCGAGGCTGCCGCCTACCGAACCGAGGTGCATGACATCGCGGCCTCGCAAGGGACGAAGGACGCGACATGGGCGAGCGTGCGCGGCAGCACCCAATTGATCCATTGTCACGACGTCCAATTCCGATCTGCCGCCTTTACGCGGTTGCTGGTCGACCCCCGGCTGACCGGCGTCGCCCAGGCGATCATCGGGCCGAATGTGCAGCTCCATCATACGAAGATGTTCGTGAAGCCGCCGGAGCGCGGCTCGCCCTTCCCCATGCATCAGGACTATCCGTATTTCCCCCACCGCGATCATTCAATGATTGCCGTCATTCTTCACTTCGATGATGCGAGCGAAGACAAGGGCTGCCTGCGGGTCTATCCAGGCAGCCACAAGCGGGGCGTACTGCCATCGCTCGGCGATGATCACCACCTGAGCGAGGATGAATTCCCGCTCACCGGGGCAACGCCCATCGCGGCGCGGGCCGGCGACGCGATCTTCTTTTCGTACCTGCTGGCACATGGCTCTGGTCTCAACATCTCGGACGAACCGCGCACCACCTTGCTGATCCAACTGCGCGACCCAAATGACGTGCCCTTGAAAGAGGGGCATGGTTCCCGCGGACAAGGCATGATGCTGGCCGGTGTCGACAGGTCGGCAGGCGCGTTCCGCTTCGCTTGGGAAAGCAAGGCTGCTTGA
- a CDS encoding tannase/feruloyl esterase family alpha/beta hydrolase, whose protein sequence is MKFAAIWLLPLLLGLAPTDSCRDLAKLSRPGLTVTAARDGSSCRVEGVARPRPASAIRFELWLPPKDRWSGRYYQMGNGGFAGHIDRPALVAAAARGDAAAATDTGHEGDGFDAGWAVGRPDLIVDYAWRSIKVTSDAARAIAREYYDRIPTRRYYMGCSFGGRQALVAATRWPNDWDGVIAGAPATRWPVRLRAFGRIQAALRSGRIASKQVEPLIAAARLTCPTAGYCGARAAALACRAGDRRLCLTMYQSRAIATIERAGYPLTAAEAGEWRRWILDPDATAPSQAAFGRQASRLAGYDRDFALGSLRTFAARGGRVISYFGTADPVLPSGRALADAASIGARDDFYRLFMVPGMAHCQGGTSAPAFGQSLAAPAAVDDPEHDIRSALEAWTEQGVAPDRLLVVVNSGRRAVALSPVIFPR, encoded by the coding sequence TTGAAGTTTGCCGCAATCTGGCTGCTGCCGCTCTTGCTCGGTCTTGCTCCAACGGACTCCTGCCGCGACCTCGCAAAGTTGAGCCGTCCCGGTCTGACCGTCACGGCAGCGAGGGATGGAAGTTCGTGCCGCGTCGAAGGTGTAGCTCGGCCGCGCCCGGCGAGCGCGATCCGGTTCGAACTCTGGCTCCCCCCGAAGGATCGCTGGAGCGGACGTTACTATCAGATGGGCAATGGGGGCTTCGCGGGACATATCGACCGTCCGGCGCTCGTTGCTGCCGCGGCTCGGGGCGATGCCGCAGCAGCAACCGATACAGGGCATGAAGGCGATGGCTTCGACGCAGGCTGGGCGGTCGGACGACCGGATCTTATCGTCGACTATGCCTGGCGTTCGATCAAGGTCACGTCGGATGCTGCACGGGCGATCGCGCGGGAGTACTATGACCGGATCCCAACGCGCCGTTATTACATGGGATGCTCGTTCGGCGGACGGCAGGCGCTGGTCGCCGCTACACGATGGCCAAACGACTGGGACGGAGTAATCGCCGGCGCGCCGGCGACCCGGTGGCCGGTTCGACTTCGCGCCTTCGGGCGCATACAGGCGGCACTACGTTCAGGTCGGATCGCGTCCAAGCAGGTCGAGCCGCTGATCGCAGCCGCTCGGCTCACCTGTCCGACGGCGGGCTATTGTGGCGCACGTGCGGCGGCGCTCGCATGCCGGGCAGGTGATAGGCGGCTGTGCCTGACAATGTATCAATCTCGGGCGATAGCAACGATCGAAAGGGCGGGTTATCCACTGACGGCTGCTGAGGCCGGTGAATGGCGTCGCTGGATCTTGGATCCCGATGCCACCGCGCCTTCACAAGCGGCATTCGGGCGACAAGCGTCCCGGCTAGCAGGATACGATCGAGATTTTGCGTTGGGCAGTCTCCGGACCTTCGCCGCGCGTGGCGGACGCGTGATTAGCTATTTCGGTACCGCGGACCCCGTCCTTCCGTCAGGTCGGGCGCTTGCGGACGCGGCCTCGATCGGCGCTCGAGATGATTTCTATCGTCTGTTCATGGTGCCAGGCATGGCGCATTGCCAGGGTGGCACGTCGGCTCCGGCGTTCGGCCAGTCGCTCGCTGCACCCGCGGCGGTGGATGATCCGGAGCATGACATACGCAGCGCACTGGAAGCATGGACTGAGCAGGGCGTTGCGCCGGACCGGCTGCTTGTGGTTGTTAACAGCGGTCGACGGGCCGTGGCGCTGTCGCCCGTCATCTTCCCGAGGTGA
- a CDS encoding ADP-ribosylglycohydrolase family protein — MTLLDKVYGCLIGGAIGDAMGAPAEDWHYSDIRPTFGRIETFLPQPARSRDGAPGQITDDTTLRHYMCLAIIQKRGRITPDDYAEIWLSTLNPARLFFTERIVVEKLKLGMSPWETGRGQPLADAAIMAVAPVGIINAGNPAQAYQDGFNLSSIHQDGIERDAAAATAAGFAAAFLPDATAASMLDAMYDHGTFDTRRLISIGRELASDTGEVDRFTEQFYLRFLDRSFPRPPGWAWDKDRTVSPTSREVLPIVAGLFELCGGQPEACISAGSSFGRDADTIATVLGGLSGALCGAAAIPADWIAASEAANTDFFHEVSPNCVTTFLTTAGDLVEALKSERDRTADRLAWLDRLVAQA, encoded by the coding sequence ATGACGCTGTTGGACAAAGTTTACGGATGCCTGATCGGTGGCGCGATCGGCGACGCGATGGGGGCTCCTGCGGAGGATTGGCACTACAGCGACATCCGGCCGACGTTCGGCCGCATCGAGACCTTTCTGCCCCAGCCGGCGCGGTCGCGCGATGGAGCCCCGGGCCAGATCACCGATGACACGACCCTGCGGCACTACATGTGCTTGGCAATCATTCAGAAGCGGGGTCGGATCACACCGGACGACTATGCCGAGATCTGGCTGTCGACGCTCAATCCAGCGAGGCTTTTCTTCACCGAGCGCATCGTTGTCGAAAAGCTCAAGCTCGGCATGAGCCCGTGGGAAACGGGGCGCGGCCAGCCGCTGGCGGACGCGGCGATCATGGCGGTGGCGCCGGTCGGGATCATCAACGCAGGTAATCCGGCGCAGGCATATCAGGACGGGTTCAACCTATCATCCATTCATCAGGATGGCATCGAGCGTGACGCCGCCGCCGCGACCGCCGCCGGCTTTGCAGCCGCGTTTCTGCCTGATGCGACGGCGGCAAGCATGCTCGATGCCATGTACGACCATGGAACTTTCGACACTCGGCGACTCATCTCAATCGGCCGCGAACTTGCCAGCGACACGGGCGAGGTCGATCGATTCACCGAGCAGTTCTATCTGCGCTTTCTAGACCGATCATTTCCCAGGCCACCCGGTTGGGCGTGGGACAAAGATCGGACTGTAAGTCCGACCAGCCGCGAGGTGTTGCCGATCGTCGCAGGCCTGTTCGAGCTTTGCGGTGGACAGCCTGAGGCGTGCATTTCGGCGGGCTCAAGCTTCGGTCGTGATGCCGATACGATCGCGACCGTCCTCGGCGGTCTAAGCGGCGCTTTATGCGGGGCGGCGGCGATCCCGGCGGACTGGATCGCTGCGTCGGAAGCAGCCAATACTGACTTTTTCCATGAAGTTTCGCCCAACTGCGTTA